One Ranitomeya variabilis isolate aRanVar5 chromosome 5, aRanVar5.hap1, whole genome shotgun sequence DNA window includes the following coding sequences:
- the LOC143774092 gene encoding histone H2A.J yields the protein MSGRGKQGGKVRAKAKTRSSRAGLQFPVGRVHRLLRKGNYAERVGAGAPVYLAAVLEYLTAEILELAGNAARDNKKTRIIPRHLQLAVRNDEELNRLLGGVTIAQGGVLPNIQAVLLPKKTESSKVSSKSGKSK from the coding sequence ATGTCTGGACGCGGCAAACAAGGAGGGAAGGTGCGTGCTAAAGCCAAGACCCGCTCATCCCGGGCAGGACTGCAGTTCCCGGTTGGTCGTGTGCACAGACTTCTCCGCAAGGGTAACTATGCTGAGAGGGTGGGCGCCGGTGCTCCGGTCTATCTGgctgctgtgctggagtatctgaccgctgagatcctggaattagccggcaatgctgcccgggacaacaagaagacccgtatcatcccccgacacctgcagctggccgtgcgcaatgacgaggagctgaacaggctgctgggtgGGGTGACCATCGCCCAGGGGGGCGTCCTGCCCAACATCCAGGCCGTGCTGCTGCCCAAGAAGACTGAAAGCAGCAAGGTGAGCAGCAAGTCAGGCAAGAGCAAGTGA
- the LOC143774091 gene encoding histone H2B 1.1-like: MPDPAKSAPAAKKGSKKAVTKTQKKDGKKRRKTRKESYAIYVYKVLKQVHPDTGISSKAMGIMNSFVNDIFERIAGEASRLAHYNKRSTITSREIQTAVRLLLPGELAKHAVSEGTKAVTKYTSAK; the protein is encoded by the coding sequence ATGCCTGATCCTGCCAAGTCTGCACCAGCAGCCAAGAAGGGCTCCAAGAAAGCTGTGACCAAGACTCAGAAGAAGGATGGTAAGAAGCGGAGGAAGACCAGGAAGGAGAGCTATGCCATCTATGTATACAAGGTGCTGAAGCAGGTCCACCCTGACACCGGCATCTCCTCTAAGGCCATGGGCATCATGAACtcctttgtcaatgacatctttgAGCGCATCGCAGGGGAAGCCTCCCGCCTGGCTCACTACAACAAGCGCTCCACCATCACCTCCCGGGAGATCCAGACCGCTGTGCGCCTGCTGCTGCCTGGAGAGCTGGCCAAGCACGCCGTGTCTGAGGGCACCAAGGCCGTCACCAAGTACACCAGCGCCAAGTGA